The window GTGTATTTGTTAAATAACTTCTTTTCCTTCATAACTCTTGATGCTTCTGCATAGATAATCAACGCAACAAATTTTATAAATAAACGGCCATCGACATTATATTGACTATGTGCTCGCAACCTATCTCCATTCATTTCATTTTTGTATATATCAAACATTTTTTCAACCTGATCTTTTTGGCGATAAAGATTTAATACTTCCGCTTTGTCCATTTGTTGTTTGTTTGTTATTAACACAAAGCTTCCCATTTTATAAATAAACGATTTTATCTTTTTTGCATTTTTTTCTATCCGCAATGTCGTTTTATTCCATTTAAAATAATCTCTGTATTGTTCTGGAATATTTAACTTTCTATATTTCAGGTATTCCTTAAGCACTTTAAAACTTTTATCCTTAAACTTCTCCTCGTATTCGAATAATACTGAGAAAAAATTATGTTTTTGTTCTACTTCAGATTTTTCATTGAAAAAAATATGTGCGTCAAATTCGTTTCCATCAAATTCAAAAGGTCTTTGCTGGTAATGCAGTATCTCTTCATTGAATTTAAAGGCACTGGAAAGATCTGACAATAATCGTTTATTTTTTTTTATTAAAGTCTTTACTTTTTTTAAGCTAAAAGGCAGTGGCTGAACAAAGGACACTTTGCTTTTGCTGTTATTCATTTCCAATACATTTGCTTTACTAAAGAAACCTCTATCCAGCACAAACAAAATGTCTTTTAGCTTGAATACTTTCAAATACTCAACGCAGTTCTTTAAGGTAGTAACATCTACAATACTTCCAGGGTATAAATTGTAATAAATGGGTAAAGAGTGATTGTGGCAAAATGTTACTCCCATATTTAATTGAGGTAG of the Candidatus Scalindua japonica genome contains:
- a CDS encoding IS1634 family transposase; the encoded protein is MAYTVEQKIKGRIYLYKVESYWDKAKKQSRQRRTYIGPKRNVNKDKTKQIRSSLVSKGQGNVFLLRFLSDKLGLTEILKSLFPDNYQEILALAFYEIIEASALYLFPYWLDEHNLPRVKKMYSPDISKLCDILGRSQSQRVEFVQKWIEHLKPINGIFYDITSISSYSTNVDFIEWGYNRDKENLPQLNMGVTFCHNHSLPIYYNLYPGSIVDVTTLKNCVEYLKVFKLKDILFVLDRGFFSKANVLEMNNSKSKVSFVQPLPFSLKKVKTLIKKNKRLLSDLSSAFKFNEEILHYQQRPFEFDGNEFDAHIFFNEKSEVEQKHNFFSVLFEYEEKFKDKSFKVLKEYLKYRKLNIPEQYRDYFKWNKTTLRIEKNAKKIKSFIYKMGSFVLITNKQQMDKAEVLNLYRQKDQVEKMFDIYKNEMNGDRLRAHSQYNVDGRLFIKFVALIIYAEASRVMKEKKLFNKYTVKELFAELKKLKITHIEKNDPILSELSKRQKIIFDAFGIQEDTLHSY